In Chiloscyllium punctatum isolate Juve2018m chromosome 10, sChiPun1.3, whole genome shotgun sequence, a single window of DNA contains:
- the LOC140482296 gene encoding retinol dehydrogenase 7-like, which yields MLQYLVICVLLYVLYYRYRDRQRIKNVSDKYVYITGCDSGFGNVLAKHLDQQGFHVLAACFTEKGAEELKECTSSRLKTFQLDVVNSESINKAAEFVKSEVKEKGLWGLVNNAGISVPGGPSDWLTIDDYKVVLNVNLIGQIEVTLSVLPLIKRARGRIVNVASVFGKVSFGGGPYCISKFGVEAFNDGLRRDLSHFGVKVLCVEPGFFKTNITNLNMITKSLEAIWLRLPQDVKDDYGADYLDKIIPKFKARVKKLADPDLMKVVWCMNHALTAVHPRTRYSAGLDAKLFWIPLSYMPAVISDIVFNADQVKPAKRIL from the exons ATGCTTCAATACCTGGTTATTTGTGTGCTGCTTTATGTCCTGTATTACCGCTACAGAGACCGTCAACGTATAAAGAATGTTTCTGACAAGTATGTGTACATTACTGGCTGTGACTCTGGCTTTGGCAATGTGCTAGCCAAGCATTTGGATCAACAAGGATTTCATGTGCTAGCTGCCTGCTTTACTGAGAAGGGTGCTGAAGAATTGAAAGAGTGCACATCATCAAGACTCAAGACTTTCCAGTTGGACGTTGTTAACTCTGAAAGCATCAACAAAGCTGCAGAGTTTGTAAAATCTGAGGTCAAGGAGAAAG GTCTGTGGGGGCTGGTGAACAATGCTGGAATCTCTGTACCCGGTGGACCAAGTGACTGGTTAACAATAGATGATTACAAAGTTGTACTGAATGTCAATCTGATTGGACAAATTGAAGTTACTTTGAGTGTGCTTCCACTGATAAAGAGGGCACGAGGTAGAATAGTCAATGTGGCAAGTGTATTTGGTAAGGTCAGTTTTGGGGGTGGACCTTACTGCATCTCCAAGTTTGGTGTTGAAGCCTTCAATGATGGTCTCAG gaggGACTTGAGTCATTTTGGTGTAAAAGTTCTTTGTGTTGAGCCAGGCTTCTTCAAAACAAATATCACCAATTTAAACATGATAACCAAAAGCCTGGAAGCAATCTGGCTCAGATTACCACAGGATGTAAAGGATGACTATGGAGCTGATTATCTCGATAAAA TTATACCTAAATTTAAGGCAAGGGTTAAGAAGCTTGCAGACCCAGATTTGATGAAAGTAGTATGGTGCATGAATCACGCTCTGACAGCTGTTCACCCTCGCACTCGCTACTCTGCTGGACTAGATGCAAAACTGTTCTGGATTCCCCTCTCATACATGCCAGCTGTCATCTCTGATATTGTGTTCAATGCTGACCAGGTTAAGCCAGCAAAGCGTATCTTGTAA